The DNA window ATATCTAATAGATATGTACACATTATCTATATATCCATGTCCACCAAACAGCTATCCATTACATATCCATGCGTTGTCCACATATCCACGTCCACCAAACAGCTACTAAGGATATCTATTAGATATTCACGTACTATCCACATATCCATGTCCATCAAACAGCTAccaaaaatatctattagataTTTACGTACTATCCACATATCCATGTCTACCAAACAGCTACTAAGGATATCTATTAGATATTCACGCGTTGTTCACATATCCACGTCCACCAAACAGCTACCAAGGATATCCATTAGTAGATATTCACGTACTATCCACATATCCATATCCACCAAACAGCTACTAAGAATATCCATTAGATATTTACATGTTGTCCACATATCCACGTCCACCAAATAGCTACCAAGGATATCCATTAGATATTTACGTGCTGTCCACATATCCACGTCCACCAAACAGCTACTAAATATATCCATTAGATATTCGGCCGCCGCGCACTCGCCAGCCGAGTAATTCGCGGCGTCGCCGATAGAGCGGCCGTACAATTCGGAAGGAAGATGCAACAACCACGCTATATAAGGATCACCCGCAGTGCAAGAAACAAgtctaaaattaaacttttccaGCGACGAGGGCGTTTCTGTGGTAACTACAGGACCTCTCAGAGCGTGCTTGACGGGCCTTAACCcacttttgataatttttatgacatcCTCCCACacacaatataatatgtacTACATATCTAATGGATATCCTCGATAGATATTAGggatatttatgaatatataggAAATATGTCCATTAGACATGCTATAAATATCCAGATGTCCGCAATATGAGATCTAGTAAATATCCATGGGATATATAGATCAATATCCAATCGACATTCATAGCAGTATCTAGTGGATATTTATGTAGATTTCttgtttattcaattaatgaaagacattacaaattaatgtcAAACATTTCATATTCAATAGTTTCTATGGAACTTTAGTTTGCATATGCGTCAAATTCTCTGTAATTACTGTTTATGCAATATCATTTTTGTTCTATAACGACTTTAAGTccgacaaaaaatattcacgttttattataagttgtctatgtaaaaatctaattaCTTGCATtgtttccataattttaattgtgtttaTTATTCAACAATAATGCTTCTTAATCTGTATTAATcttatcattataattatcaattatagaCATACTAAATATTCGTTAGTCTTAATCCTATTCGGCCTTATGTGACTAATGATACCttgtaagaattatttatctctttcgTAATCACAAGTAATTTTAACGGATGAAGCTAACTGTGTTATATTCATGTTCATTAATGTTACTAACCGTTTAActcattgtattttaataattgtaaaactactaatctaaatatttttcatttgtgtaatttgtaTGTGTTttgttatgtaattaagatatCTGTCTTTACCGAGATTGTCATTGTTTATATCATATTCTGTCAATGTTTCTTTGAAATCATTAAATTTCGTTCTTTTGTTAATTGATTCTTTCTTCAGTTGCATCCGGCGTGCTTGTTTACTAAACATTTTctggtccttcgagccggacaaataaaagagtaaaaaaaaagagaattattaAAGATGAGACTCAGCCACGTGCAAGCTCACATAGAGCAACAGTTTATTATATCTGATTTTATAGCAAAGGCATATGATAGTTTTGTTGGAGACGGATTGTCAGTTGTTACTAAGCATAGAGTAAAATCTTGCTTGTCGACCTTGAGGGATGACTGGGAGCACTTCTGCTTGGAACACAAGGCGATATTAGTAGCAACTCACGAGTTAAATGACTATGATCGTCTTTTTATTCAAAGTCACGTATATTTTACCACAAATCTTTATGCTCAAACTCATGAATATTACGTTGATGCAGTTGACAGATTGAATTCGTTATTTGAATCTGAGCAGGGAGGCGTTCCTAGCACACCATCTACTCAGGTCGCATCAAGCTCTTCCGCCGATATTCCGGCGATATTCTTTCATCATGCGCGCCTCCCATGAATTGATCTCCCCAAGTTTGACGGTACTCCGTCAGATTGGCTttcatttaaagatttatttcagtcGCTTGTTATTGCACATCCGACATTGTCATCCGTAGAAAAGCTTCAGTATTTGAAAACTAGTCTTACCGGCTCTGCCGCCTCAATATTGAAAAACACAACACTATCAGCTGATAATTTTCAGAGATCGTGGGATGCACTAAATTcattttatgaaaacaaaCGTCTTCTCGTTCATGCAGCATTACATTCGTTACTCTCATCACAATCAAGCGCATGACGAAGGAATCTGCCGtggaactaaaaaaattatatacacaagTTATGCAAATTTACCGAATCCTCGAGAGTTTACAACGCCCTGTCTCAACATGGGAcgattttctcatttttatcgTAGGGCAACGTATCGATTCCGATTCAGTTAAGGCTTGGGAACAACATCTAGGGAACAACATCCAAGGAGCCGCCTACTTGGCAACAACTTAGCGACTTTCTCATTACTTGATTGCTATCTCTTCAAGCATTTGACAATTCTCGATCCGAAATACTCCCACTACAGCCGAGTTCAAAAGCAGTCAAATCTCATTATGAAGGAAAGTCAAccaaaaataaagcaaataacTCATTCACCTGCCCAATCTGCTCGTCAAATCATTACGTATCTAAATGCTCACAATACACTTCGAAATCTGTTCCACAACGAATCGCGCTTATCAACAAGcacaaattatgttttaattgctTAGGACTGCATCGAATCGCGGCCTGTCAAATAACAAAGCGCTGTCAGAAATGTGGATGGCGTCATCATACATCAATTCATAGAGAATATGATAAGTCTAGTTCATCTAAGCACGACACTACTAAAAAGGCCGCCGAGTCATTAAGTAGTTCGGCACCTTCAACTTCCTCTGAAGCTCAAACACTTCATTCCAGTTGACTAAATACTGACATTCCGTGTGTTCTCCTTGCTACGGCGGGAGCGTcccgtttgcccacgtcaatattgaccacgtcaatattggccacgtcattattgaccacgatcccgattgaccacagggtggattggccacgtcattattggccacgcgttattattgaccacgtcaatattggccacgtcaatattggccacgcgtgacattgcccacgtcaataatggccacgtcaatattggccacgcgtcattattgcccacgtcattattgcccacgcgtcattattggccacgcgtaatATTgtccacgtcaatattggccacgcgtgatattgcctatgtcaataatggccacgtcaatattggccacgcgtcaacattgaccacgtcattattgcccacgcgttattattgcccacgtcactattgcccacgtcattagtgtatatgggtttgcgacttggacggggtgagTGCGGGAAGGGGGGCCAAAGGCCTCCCTTGCACTccgtccgcgcgcgcgcgcgcgcgcgcgcgcgtgtgtgtgtgtgtgtgtgtgtgcaaagcatttctttgcaccacatgggtttgcaacttttcacgctaagtaaaaaaattgattaatattgacgtgggcaataatgacgcgtgggcatcAATTTCTTCTACTCTAATTAACAAACCATTATGGCCACACCTGAGAGGACTGCAATTGGCAgatccaaattttttttccccccagtccatcgatttaattttaagcgCAGATATAAATGGAcacattattgaaaataaagttattaagggACCCCCACATTCACCCACTGCTCAACTTACAAAACTCGGATGGATTGTGTCCGGTCCAACAAACACTAACGTTCCTAGTAACACCCTGCACGGCTACCATGTATCCGTCGATGATGAACTAGATGATATTCCTTCCATAAATACTTCATCTTTATCTTCCGCTGATCAAGAGTGCGAAAATCATTTCTTATCCACACACAGTCGAAACGCTCATGGTCGATACATCGTTAAACTACCGTTCAAACGGTCTCCTGAACATTTAGGAGAGTCACGTAATAAAGCCGTCCGATTAAGTACAAACTTATCCAACAAATTTTCAACTAACTCCGTTTACGTccaattatattcaaaatttatgtcCGAATATGAGAGTCTAGAACACATGTATAGTTCCTGAATCTCAACCCGAACCTCAACCTGTGTATTACCTTCCTCATTATGGAGTTATGAGAAAGCACAGTCTAACCACCAAACTCCGGGTTGTCTTTAATGGCTCTAGTCGAACTACCTCCGGCGTGTCGTTGAATGATCTTCTTCACACAGGAGCAACACTCCAAGCAAATCTATTCGATGTTCTCGTGTGGTTCAGGCAATTTCATTACGTCTTCGTTTCTGATATGGAGAAAATGTACAGGCAAATCAAAGTTCATCCGAAAGATTGGAAATTCTAACGTATTCTGTGGTTCAATCAAAACAACTGTTTTCGCACATACTAACTACCGTGACATATGGATTAGCTTGTGCACCCTTTCTAGCACTTCGTACCTTACTTCAACTTATTGAAGACAAAGGTCAAAATTTCCCTCGTGCCATTCCACCGTTGACAAAAGGGTGATATGTCGATGATATGTTTGGAGGCGCAGATTCCATCGACGATGCTCAATCGATCATCAGCCAATTAAATCAACTTTGCATAGCGGGCGGTTTCAGTCTCCGAAAGTGGATAAGTAATTATCCTTCCATTCTTAAAGACATTCCAGCTGAACATCAAACGAATACTACATCGCTAGAATTCGAAGATAGTACAGTTTTTCACGCATTGGGATTGTGCTGGCAACCAGCAATTGATGCCTTTCTATTTACCTTGAAACTTCCTGCTACAAAACGCATTACGAAACGATCTATCTCATCCACTATTTCAACACTGTTCGACCCTTTAGGTTTGCTTTCTCCAATCACTATCAAAGCTAAGATATTCATTCAAGAATTATGGGCCATTAAACTCGGTTGGGATGACCATCTTTCTATGATGATAACCAACAAGTGGACCACGTTTCTCAATACTCTTCAAAAAATGACTCACCTCACGTTTCCTCGTTGGCTTGGATGCAAGTCAACGGATGAAATTCGAAGTTCATGGTTTTTGTGATGCTTCCCAACAAGCAGTTGCTGCCGCTGTATATCTACAGACTCCAAGGGCATAATCTTAACAAATCTTG is part of the Monomorium pharaonis isolate MP-MQ-018 chromosome 2, ASM1337386v2, whole genome shotgun sequence genome and encodes:
- the LOC105838606 gene encoding uncharacterized protein LOC105838606, whose product is MGLRLGRVIKGPPHSPTAQLTKLGWIVSGPTNTNVPSNTLHGYHVSVDDELDDIPSINTSSLSSADQECENHFLSTHSRNAHGRYIVKLPFKRSPEHLGESLPESQPEPQPVYYLPHYGVMRKHSLTTKLRVVFNGSSRTTSGVSLNDLLHTGATLQANLFDVLVWFRQFHYVFVSDMEKMYRQIKVHPKDWKF
- the LOC105838537 gene encoding uncharacterized protein LOC105838537; translation: MFGGADSIDDAQSIISQLNQLCIAGGFSLRKWISNYPSILKDIPAEHQTNTTSLEFEDSTVFHALGLCWQPAIDAFLFTLKLPATKRITKRSISSTISTLFDPLGLLSPITIKAKIFIQELWAIKLGWDDHLSMMITNKWTTFLNTLQKMTHLTFPRWLGCKSTDEIRTSKTKVVPLKKLTIPKLELSGAVLLAKLSSHILKVLELESIPVYLWTDSAITYTFVPGNENPADLATRGLTPIQLSEHPTWWAGPPWLSQISAKRPQPLKALSINENLEERSAKIFTISTTPLPL